A window of Pangasianodon hypophthalmus isolate fPanHyp1 chromosome 29, fPanHyp1.pri, whole genome shotgun sequence genomic DNA:
CCACAATAATGGACAAGTAAGCTGCATTTCTTTGAGCAAATAAGATATTTTAATTCTTCTTTATGATCTAGAACATTATGTTAATGAAGCTGTTCTAACAGTGGATTTCTATGAAACTTATTTTGCAATGATATGTTGTTAATAAACTCACACTTATCCTCTTATTTCTGTCATTAACCAATGTGTTCTTTTAAAAGCGCAGAGCTGTGTGTCAGCTTAgacaattttaaaagaaatgctgcTGTCCTAGTGAACAAAGCCTCTGAGCTTACCACCCAGCTTCCTGGTAGTAGTGGTATTGGGATATTGGAAAAGGTAAGTGTAAACTTGTCATGTTTTAACACTCAGGTTTAGTGGGGCTTCAGCCCCTTGTCATAGGCAATGGCAGGAATAACAATATGCAAGAATAatccttgctctctctctctctctctctctctctctcacacacacacacacacacacacacacttgatgtttatttttatctcaaGATGATCCATAGCATCCTGTTCTTTGGGAATATACATGAAGAAAAGTACGGACCAGAGGACATCTTTGGCACACTCCATGATAAGATCAGAGAGCGCTTCCCAGAGCCATTCAGTCAGTACACAACCTGTGTACCTCAAAAAACACCTTTCTCCTACTTTCTGGAACTGGTTAGTGAAACACACGCTTTCCTGTTAGTGTTAGAAATCATTAAGTTCTATTTCTCCCCTCCTAACCACCAGGGACAGTGTTTAAACTCCTAGATACCTTCTTATGCGTATGTGAACACATGCTGAGACCTTAACACAAAGTCACATGGTGACTGTAAgaagtattttactgtaaaattctATCATCAACGGTTTTCTGTTCTCACATCATATACAGGTcactctgaaagtattggaatggcaaggcctgttctgttgtttttgctaaaccttgaagacatttgggtttgagatcaaaagatgaatatgagacaatagatcagaatttcagggttcatttcctggtatttatatctagacatgttaaacaacttagaacatggcacctttggtggtaGACCACCCACTTTTTAGCtgagcaaaagtatagaaacagagagtcttaaagtaaataacacttaatgttTGGTTGCATATTCCTTGCTTGCGATAACTGCATTGCTGCatccactgacatcaccaaactgttggtttcttcttttgtgatgcttttccgggcttgtagcgcagcttctttccgttgttgtttgttgtgggttttttttttttgttcagtctcctcttcaggaggtgaaatgctgttCAGTTGCGTTAagatctggtgattgacttggccagtctaaaaccttccacttttttcccctgatgaagtcctttgctTTGTTGTCAGTGctttttgggtcattgtcttgctgcatgatgaagttcctcccagttAATTTGCAATTGgcaaacagaatgtttctgtagacttctgaattcattctgctgctaccatcatgagttccatcaacAATAAAGGCCAAGCCATgatgatgagcttgtatgttttggatcatgagcagatcttttttctttcagatctCACTTCTTTCTctacactttggcctttccatcactttagtAGAGATTAATCTTgattccagaacttttgtggctcatctctgtatttctttgtgaatacTCTTCTTCGAACccagagtagacattcagagcttttaattgtttaattaattgttataaacaaacaacctaagaggacacacctgggcaacaagaaacctctcacctgtcagtcacgtgttccaatattttttatcacttgaaaaatggggtGGGTCAATCAAATGGTGtcattctaagttgtttaacacatctagacataaatgtcaggaaattaaagctgaaattctgatctattgtctcatattcatattttgacCACAAACtcaaatgtattcagtgtatagtaaaaacataagaattggccttgctgttccaatacttttggaggggttAAAAGGGGCATGAGCTGGTTTCCACTATTCACACAGCTTCAGCGCGAAGAGATTACAAGCTATAATACAGGAGTCATGCTCATCTATCAAATATTTAAGCTCTGTGGAACCTGGGGATGAACACCAGTGACATATTCACTGTCTCAGCAGTAACTGCAGAAGAGAAACTTTGGTCTTTGTTTCAGACGTCCCCTGTGCTAATCAAGCAGAGATGCTGAGACACCTAGGACAGGACATACAGTGGATCTTCAACATTTTGATTTATGGATGTCACCAGGTGTGGCTGGCACAATCTTAAGTCCAGCGTCAATTTTTAGTTCTGCAGCCAAAGAAGCCCTGGAAAGAAGGGCACAGGTTTCAGAAGCAGAAACTAGAACACCCAAATGCCACAAACTTTTTCATCACCTAGACACCCTCATAAGTTATGTCAGCCTCAGACAAGCTCTAAACAGATAAGTGCCTCACTGTTAGGCAACTGAGCACCCTCAACTGACCTGTGGCTTGACCACCAAAACATGCATTCACCATGTGACTGTGTGGTAAAGGTCTCAGCATGTGTATGTACAATCATAAGAAGATATGTAAGTGTTTAAACACTAACCTTGGCAGTTATCTGGTTTtaatagaaccacagttacaagCATAACTAGTGTTTCTtgtttcccaaaatgtttttggcataattatcttattattgttattccATGTTTACtgaaatttagattttttttctaggttGTGAAATTTTGCGACCATGCGGAAGACAGAGTGAAGGAAAAACTGTCTGAAACACTACGTGAGTGTGGAAAATCAGGTGATCTATACCCACTAATTGCAGTTGTCATATGCATCTGTGAGATTGGTGACTCCAGATATTATGGAGCATCTCTGTCCTGTGGAAGTGACAAGGTGAGAGAGATCATGACCACTGTGTCCTGTCTGCACGTTTGGCATCCGAAAGTTTCCTCTGCTGTGATGTCTGTGTTTCCTGATGACACCGCGAAAGAAGCACATGGGATAATACTCCCAGATTCAGTGAAATGTAAGGCATATGCAGTGGTGAAAATCAGCAAGTTGAAACGACCTTGTAAGCGCTGCAGTGATCTTTTTTCTTTGCCTAATAATACAGATGTTTTAAATTACCCTGGTAACTGTGCTGAGACTGAGGCAATAAGTAACTTCCTCCATGCTGAGCCTGGACTAAAGGTGGAAGAAACCTTTAAGCTAGAAATGGTCAGGAGGGTGAAAGACAAGTATGAGTATGATGTCAGTGTTGTCTATgtttaaaatagattaaatagcTAATCTGAGAAAACaacagtgctaatgctaatattaCTAGCAATTACTATCTATATGAATATGAGCAGACATTACTTTATGGACAAACATACGATTGTTATTGcttttagttattaaaaatttacatttagcaTTTTGCCCCTTAAACTACAATAGATACACCATTGGCAGCACAGATAATACATTCTTAATGCTGATCATGTAAAAGGTAAACAAAgataaagaaacatttttggGACAAATTACCTTTTGGAATTACcttgaaatcattttttaaataaaatgctaaacgAGGAGAATTGAGATTGCTGTGTTTCTTTAATTCAGTTCaactgaatttt
This region includes:
- the LOC128317724 gene encoding uncharacterized protein LOC128317724, with product MIHSILFFGNIHEEKYGPEDIFGTLHDKIRERFPEPFSQYTTCVPQKTPFSYFLELVVKFCDHAEDRVKEKLSETLRECGKSGDLYPLIAVVICICEIGDSRYYGASLSCGSDKVREIMTTVSCLHVWHPKVSSAVMSVFPDDTAKEAHGIILPDSVKCKAYAVVKISKLKRPCKRCSDLFSLPNNTDVLNYPGNCAETEAISNFLHAEPGLKVEETFKLEMVRRVKDKYEYDVSVVYV